Proteins encoded by one window of Rubrobacter indicoceani:
- a CDS encoding Uxx-star family glutaredoxin-like (seleno)protein has protein sequence MEPATELYTTEGCQYSEAAREDLEWRGVDFVEYDVEKDREAYERMLAITGGKRTVPVIVEKDKEPQIGWMGRGCTV, from the coding sequence GTGGAACCCGCAACGGAGCTTTACACGACGGAAGGGTGCCAGTACAGCGAGGCCGCCAGAGAAGACCTCGAGTGGCGCGGGGTGGATTTCGTTGAATACGACGTGGAGAAAGACCGCGAGGCCTACGAGCGGATGCTTGCCATTACCGGCGGCAAGCGAACGGTCCCCGTCATCGTCGAGAAAGACAAAGAGCCGCAGATCGGCTGGATGGGGCGCGGCTGCACTGTGTAG
- a CDS encoding TVP38/TMEM64 family protein has product MLVKLVGAATLLGVLIIITRSTGLAEYLNPGEMGNFEDWIEGLGPAAPLIFIAVYAAAAVAFLPGTPLTLIAGLAFGPFWGTVWALTGAIAGATLAFLSGRYVARDAVESWAEGSERLRQLDEKVERQGWRILVVTRLVPLFPFNLQNYAYGVTRIKLGTYVTVSAICMTPGVAIYAFAGGSLTSGGITRAFVYLGIAAVFFVLVSMISTRLKKRLLDQKED; this is encoded by the coding sequence TTGCTGGTCAAGCTCGTCGGTGCCGCCACGCTTCTGGGGGTTCTCATCATAATCACGAGGAGTACGGGTCTGGCGGAGTACCTGAACCCGGGTGAGATGGGGAACTTTGAAGACTGGATCGAGGGCCTCGGTCCCGCTGCGCCCCTGATCTTCATCGCAGTCTACGCCGCAGCGGCCGTGGCCTTTCTGCCGGGTACTCCCCTTACGCTTATCGCGGGTTTGGCCTTCGGCCCCTTCTGGGGAACCGTGTGGGCTCTGACGGGGGCCATCGCAGGAGCGACCCTTGCCTTTCTCTCCGGGAGGTACGTAGCTCGCGATGCGGTAGAGTCCTGGGCGGAGGGCAGCGAACGCCTCAGGCAGCTGGACGAAAAGGTCGAGAGGCAGGGCTGGAGGATACTCGTGGTCACCCGCCTGGTCCCCCTCTTCCCGTTCAACCTCCAGAACTACGCCTACGGAGTCACCAGGATCAAGCTGGGCACCTATGTAACGGTCTCCGCGATCTGCATGACGCCGGGGGTGGCGATCTACGCTTTCGCGGGCGGCTCCCTGACGAGCGGAGGCATAACGAGAGCCTTTGTATACCTGGGGATAGCAGCGGTGTTCTTTGTGCTCGTCTCTATGATCTCCACCCGGCTCAAAAAGAGGCTCCTGGACCAGAAGGAGGATTGA
- a CDS encoding MerR family DNA-binding transcriptional regulator, whose amino-acid sequence MSETALRIGEVAKLVGLPAKTLRYYEELGLISPSRQENSGYRVFGWREMEQIEFVKRAKLMGLSLEQIRTLVEAAEDGVRSGVLHRLEDMLDEKLSETERKLVELRAFRESLLEYRGLVAVAEEESLCRCSELGATEFCGCVSAATEGVTPPVMRVVEENGLPKRSVGEPCRCGCCDPTPGRVS is encoded by the coding sequence ATGTCAGAGACGGCTCTGAGGATAGGAGAAGTAGCTAAGCTGGTGGGGTTGCCGGCTAAAACGCTCCGGTACTACGAGGAGTTGGGTTTGATCTCCCCTTCCAGGCAGGAGAACTCCGGCTACCGGGTCTTCGGTTGGCGCGAGATGGAGCAGATCGAGTTCGTGAAGCGGGCGAAGCTGATGGGTCTTTCGCTGGAGCAGATCCGGACCCTTGTCGAAGCCGCAGAGGATGGTGTGCGGAGTGGCGTTCTTCACCGCCTGGAAGACATGCTTGATGAGAAGCTCTCGGAGACCGAGCGGAAGCTCGTAGAGCTTCGCGCCTTTCGGGAGAGCCTCCTCGAATACCGGGGGCTGGTGGCCGTTGCGGAAGAAGAGAGCCTTTGCCGCTGCTCCGAGCTTGGAGCGACCGAATTCTGCGGGTGCGTCAGCGCCGCCACCGAGGGCGTTACACCGCCCGTGATGCGGGTAGTCGAAGAAAACGGGCTTCCGAAACGGAGCGTCGGGGAGCCCTGTCGGTGCGGGTGCTGCGATCCCACGCCGGGCAGGGTCTCGTAA
- a CDS encoding AAA family ATPase, translating to MKVAVAGKGGSGKTTISATLSRLLARRGHPVIAVDGDPNPNLGVALGMSREQRESLVRVPKDIMEIKEEGDTRRLVMARPIEEVTSEYAVEGPDGVSLMVMTGVDHAGAG from the coding sequence GTGAAGGTAGCGGTAGCGGGAAAAGGCGGCTCGGGGAAGACTACGATCTCGGCGACCCTGTCGCGGCTTCTGGCGCGCCGGGGGCACCCGGTGATAGCTGTTGACGGAGACCCGAACCCGAACCTCGGGGTCGCGCTCGGCATGAGCCGCGAGCAGCGCGAGAGCCTCGTCAGGGTCCCGAAGGACATCATGGAGATAAAAGAGGAGGGCGACACCCGGAGGCTCGTCATGGCCCGTCCGATCGAAGAGGTGACCTCCGAGTACGCGGTGGAGGGGCCGGACGGTGTGAGCCTGATGGTGATGACGGGGGTGGACCACGCCGGAGCCGGGTGA
- a CDS encoding hydrogenase expression protein HypE yields MTTHAPAGAPAGVEEAPPGRVQEPEAERRRVPEGPVKVVHAFWMAGMSCDGCSISVTGATNPKVEDLLAGIIPGLPKVVLHHPVLAEAVGEEFIHPFKLAEEGKLDAPYVCVYEGSIADERIAAATGGYFSAMGMQALGDDEEEGGTPLSTADRMRRMAPGAAAVIAIGTCATWGGIPAAAGNPTGSMSLMDFLGKDYRSALGLPIINIPGCAPVGDNFTETVAAILMFLQGIGPLPEFDELGRPAWLFGETVHRGCTRAGYYEEGVFAENFGDKECLVEIGCWGPVVNCNIVSRGAQSHMGGCMAAGGPCIGCTMPGFPDKFAPFYTAPPGSAVSSTASRTLGFGIRRLRALSNHDRNREPRWDAVAGGEVPSGWGEIEKPGLLDKTMHFFYEKLQFSGNKRKPGRNDSRKYFMDMPPRTEGMEALRDTDETAERS; encoded by the coding sequence ATGACCACTCACGCGCCGGCAGGCGCACCAGCAGGCGTCGAGGAGGCCCCGCCGGGACGGGTTCAGGAGCCGGAGGCCGAACGGAGAAGGGTTCCAGAAGGTCCGGTGAAGGTGGTCCACGCCTTCTGGATGGCGGGGATGAGCTGCGACGGATGCTCCATCTCCGTGACCGGGGCGACGAACCCGAAGGTGGAGGATCTCCTGGCGGGGATCATCCCCGGCCTTCCGAAGGTCGTGCTGCACCACCCGGTCCTTGCAGAAGCGGTCGGGGAGGAGTTCATACACCCCTTCAAGCTGGCCGAAGAGGGGAAGCTCGACGCCCCGTACGTGTGCGTCTACGAAGGCTCCATAGCGGACGAGCGGATCGCCGCCGCGACCGGCGGGTACTTCTCGGCGATGGGCATGCAGGCCCTAGGGGACGATGAGGAGGAAGGCGGCACGCCACTCTCGACCGCCGACCGGATGAGGCGGATGGCGCCGGGTGCGGCGGCGGTTATAGCGATCGGGACCTGCGCGACGTGGGGCGGTATCCCGGCCGCCGCCGGCAATCCGACCGGTTCGATGAGCCTTATGGACTTTCTCGGCAAGGATTACCGGAGCGCGCTGGGGTTGCCGATCATCAACATACCCGGCTGCGCCCCCGTAGGGGACAACTTCACCGAGACGGTAGCTGCGATCCTGATGTTCCTGCAGGGCATCGGGCCGCTGCCGGAGTTCGACGAGCTCGGTCGTCCGGCCTGGCTTTTCGGCGAGACCGTCCACCGCGGCTGCACGCGGGCGGGCTACTACGAAGAAGGTGTCTTCGCCGAGAACTTCGGCGACAAGGAGTGCCTGGTCGAGATCGGCTGCTGGGGGCCGGTGGTGAACTGCAACATCGTCTCCCGAGGGGCTCAGTCACACATGGGCGGCTGTATGGCGGCGGGCGGACCGTGCATTGGATGCACCATGCCGGGCTTCCCGGACAAGTTCGCCCCGTTCTACACGGCCCCGCCCGGCTCCGCAGTCTCAAGCACGGCCTCGCGGACGCTCGGGTTCGGCATCCGACGGCTCCGCGCCCTGAGCAACCACGACCGGAACCGGGAGCCCCGGTGGGACGCGGTGGCCGGCGGCGAAGTCCCTTCGGGTTGGGGTGAGATCGAGAAGCCGGGCTTGTTAGATAAGACGATGCACTTCTTCTACGAGAAGTTGCAGTTTTCCGGCAACAAGAGGAAGCCGGGGCGAAACGACTCACGCAAGTACTTCATGGATATGCCGCCCCGAACGGAGGGTATGGAAGCCCTCCGCGACACCGACGAGACGGCGGAGAGGAGCTAG